The genomic interval caaagaaacacagacattggacaacagataattggaaaagagtgttatggatcttaaccccattgagcttttgtgggatcagctagactgtaaggtgcgtgagaagtgcctgacaagacagccacatctatggcaagtgctacaggaagtgtggggtgaaatgtcacctgagtatctggacaaactgacagctagaataacaaggatctgcaaagctgtcattgctgcacgtggaggattttttgatgagaactctttgaagtagtttaagaagttctaaacattttttattttttattgtaatagtaatttttcacgttattaatgtcctgactataaactgtgatcagctgaatgccactttggtgaataaaagtaccaatttctttccataagagcaaaatctgtacattattccaaacttctggccgcctgtgtatgtatatatacatatataaataaacattttagctTAACAAATTTCATCTTTCTAAGCCACAGGGAGTCTGTGTTTCTTTCATATATGTAGTTTCAGTAGGTGTTAAATTGTGTCCTAAATtcagaatacatttaaatgtgaacTTATTAATGATTCATGATTTCTGTGAGGAAATGTTCACACACAGGTTTTACATACAATGAGTGAATGAGACCCAACGTTTGTAACAGAAGAAAAATGACTAGTGTATTACATGAGCAGCACTGGATGCAAGCAGTAGATGTTACCTTTCATTAGAAATGCATTACCTGGGCTTTGCCATAGCGACATCTCGGACTGTGTGGGAATTTCTGGACAAGACCTTCAAAAGCGCGAAGAGATTCCTCCACTTTTCCCTGGGAACCAAAAATGTATTACGTTTTACGGcaaaattttacaaaaaaaaaattatgcaaggtGGACTCTTCATTCAGAAGTATAACTTTTTACCTTCTTACGCAATTTCTCAGCGGCGTTGATCTCCGATTTGATTGTTTTGTCAAATTTATTTAGCAGTTTAGGTTTCTTCTTTTTGGCTGTAAAGAATCCATCCCAAAATGAGGCTTCCActtaaaacaacttttattaataaaacaataacagtACTGAGAGCATGCGGAGCATACCCTCTGGTTCTGCTTTAGACTCTGGTGTGGGTTCCTCTGTTATCTCTGGGGTAGATTCAGGTGTGGACAGTGGTTCATGTACAGCTTGAGTTGCAGGTGTCTCTGGTTGAATATTCATTGTAGGTGTAGATTCTTCTGTTGTGGACTCGAGGTTGGGTGTAGACACAGGTGAAGAGTGTGGTGTAGAGTCTTTGAAGGAGACATATTTTGTACAATGCAAACCAATGTATTTTTCGAAGAGAACGTATAGAACCTTACTGTacaatgttaacattagttaatgcattaggtatcatgaactaataactatattttaacaacatttattaaacattttaagctcataatgcattaagtaatgttaaattGGTTGACCATGTTCACACTTGTGTTAAGTGCATCCATCTTGgttatggatgaatgggggaaaattcgcTTGCTATATGTAACAAACTTGTGTCTAAAGTGCCCAAAGGCTTAATGattgttattagaagaaatggtgatgttacacagtgataAACACTGACTTTTTTTTGGAACTGGGGTTGTATAccacttttaatattaaaatatatattatgtagaaattaactttaccaaaaatgtaaagttctgtaaaaatactgttcattgttagttcatactaACTACTGGTAACATTATAACCCAATAAAATGCTTATAAAGTATAACCATTACCATTTTAGCTTACCCTCATTAAATGACTTGGCGAAACTAGTCTTAGGTTCCTTCTCAGTCCCTGCTTTTGCTTTTTGTTCTTCTGATGAACctgaaaaaaggaaataaatatagTACACGACTGTCTCTTCAATTCATCTTTTAAGGATCCTATACTGCATTATTCCCTACAAAATTATAAGATGTTTCAGAAACATTTATGAATGCTATTTACATCATATCTACTTCATATGTCACATTAGGGTTGTTTAAAGTGAAATACTCATGTACAGGCAAATCAAAATATGTGACAGGGTCAACAAAAAATAAGGATGTCCATGATGATGATAGGAAAAAAATATTCAGTTGAAAATGCAAGTTCTAAATTCTTAGAAAGGCAATctttctgggggcctgggtagctcagcgagtaaagacgctgactaccacccctggagtcgcgagttcgaatacagggcatggtgagtgactccagccaggtctcctaagcaaccaaattggcccggttgctagggagggtagagtcacatgggttaacctcctcgtggtcgctataatgtggttctcgctctcgggaGTCGTGTagagagttgtgcgtggatgccgcagagaatagcgcgggcctccacacgcgctatgtctccgcggtaacgcgctcaacaagccacgtgataagatgcgcgtattgacggtctcagacgtggaggcaactgagattcgtcctgcgccacccggattgaggcgagtcactacgccaccatgaggatttagagctcattgggaattgggcatgccaaattggcgagaaaaggggaaaaaaaagaaaagaaaacaaatgcaaTCTTTCCATTCATGCttgtttcatacattaaaaaacatttcCTATTTACATATACTATTCTTAACAGTTTTTATATAATCACTCTAAAAAAATGTGGTGCAACCATAAAGTATTATATCTTCATTATCCCTTGAATAAACATCAGTATACACATCTTAATGattattttcaaacatattttaagattaaaaagtattttgtacACATATCATGAATATCTGAGTTATGAATATCATGAACCTTTCTTGAAGATTTTCCATTTGATGACCTGAACAAACCTTGCCATGTCATATAAAGTCCAAAAAGTCTACATTTTTAAGAAAtttcctgggggcctgggtagctcagcgagtaaagacgctgactaccacccctggagttgcgagttcaaatccagggtgtgctgagtgactccagccaggtctcctaagcaaccaaattggcccggttgctagggagggtagagtcacatggggtaacttcctcgtggtcgtgattagtggttctcggtcTCAATGggacacgtggtaagttgtgcgtggatcgcggagagtagcatgagcctccacatgctgtgagtctccgcggtgtcatgcacaacaagctacgtgacaagatgcgcaggcagactatctcagaagcggagacaactgagacttgtcctccgccattcggcggagtaaccgtgccaccacgaggacctagtaagcagtgggaattgggcatgccaaattggggagaaaaggataaaaaaaaaaaaataaaaacaaatttccttgacacagtcatgagggtctacgGGGTCCTCTCTGTGacatcattttatgttttttttgtcacataaCAAAATggttacctgcatgttggttaaacCAAACTGACTTTGTTTTGGAAGacaaaaatgttcaaatgatattttaataaaaactgcTTCACTACTTTTTTATCCAGAGCCCTGAGCGCGACTGCGGTTTGCATGTTTAATTTCCCTTTTCGATTTGACACTAGTAGCcccaataaaaatgcaaaaaatataaaataatatatatatttttttttagagcaaatagttttcctatcAATATATATCCTCATATGGgaacagcgggactaagttgagaaattttaaacaataccaagctacagaaagtcttttaatcaaattgtttatgttttcaAGAGtgttggttaatcatgtttttgTGATGTatcagacattacagctgattttctgtaaagctgctttggaacaaaccagcccgtctagcaccaacaatcatccatacgattatctaatcagccaatcgtgtggcagcagtgcagtgcataaaatcatgcagataagggtcaggagcttcagttattgttcacatcaaccatcagaatggggaaaaaatttgatctcagtgatttggacagtggcatgattgttggtgccagatgggctggtttgagtatttctgtaactgctgatctcctgggattttcacacacaacagtctctagaatttactccgaatggtgccagaaacaaaacacatccagtgagcggcagttctgtggacggaaacgccttgttgatgagagaggtcagcagagaatggccagactggttcgaactgacaaagtctatggtaactcagataaccactctgtacaattgtggtgagaagaatatcatcgtatctgaatgctattctgagatgtgggttggcgctgttttggcggcacgagggggacctacacgatattaggcaggtggttttaatgttgtagtaaactgtatattataatgaattataaaAGACAATGATATTTCAGCTTTTTAATGAGTGCTTTTCCACATAACAATCAGACAATATTTACTTTACATCCCAAAGTCAAAatgatcaaaatgtattttattttttggaaatgtaaaatgttcatcatagaagaggtgtgtTCAATGCAATTGTCTATTtgaattatattttctatttataTATTAATCTATATGCACTAACCTATTTTCAAATACTCTTGAATAtggacacaaaaaaaataaaataaaaaataaaatagcatcaCGTCATTGTCCCAATAATAAATTCATTTTCATCGCATTAACTTTAAGTAACATTACTTAAAGTGTTCATAGTTAAGCTGTCAAGTAAAAATGAGCCTATCAAAAAGTGAAGTTCATTGGTTTGTCGCAGCCTGAATTGTTTCCATGTTTCTTACCCGTTTCTTCCAAAGTCTTCTCTGTTGATGCCACCATAACCGGCTTCTTAATCAGTCCTGTATGAATGTTGTGTAAAATCAGACACAATCACAGCAACAAACAATACCTGCTTTAAGCTATAACATACAATCTCACAAAAGGACAAAGGGTGTATTCAGAATGGAATTGTAATGAACTGTCAACTGCATATTATGCACTATAACGgctgatattcttcaaaaaacagcATAAATACACGACTTTAACTACCGTATAGTAGGACACTGTTGTCAAATAACCTCACTATGTTGTGTGCAATAATGAGAAGCATTCTGTTATCAtctcagttttcataaaaatcaaataaactgAATTTAATTTCAATTCATTTGTCAGTCTCAAAAAGGAAGATCAAGTTGCATTGCACTGTGGGATTCACTCACTTACTAAAAACACCAATGAAATACTATTTTGCATGACTGACTTTGGTTATCTAGTTCTAATCTATTCACCTTGTGTGGAAGACTATGCAAGATATTTGAGAGGCAAGTCAAGCTCTTCTCAACCGTTTacactctttctctttcttacTTTACACGGGTACACGCACACCAAGCCATAGATCAACCAGAGTAAATATATATAGAGATATTTTAATTAAGAAAGAATTTTGCATTTATTGCAAACAGTTACCAAAACATTCCACACAGTCTATTTTACATGAACACAGATGATAAACCACTTCAATGaatactttaaaatcaataaacATACAGTGGCcgtaaaaagtatttggacacttatgcacacttttcaagcgAGACATTTAACAAAATGGCACTCGACAGGTGTTAAATGATAATACGATAGGTACGGTTCAAAATTAAAGTATTGCGACACCCAGAACATGTTGAaagttaatgtgctgaactacacctgtggatgacttcatacatccactaaaacaCCACTTGATTAAAAGTCATTCTaaaaatggcttagaaaagtGTTAAGTTTAAAGTTAGTTCAGAGGAAAATATCTAGCAGCATTtgcttgcagatgccacttggtatGATATTTCATCTAatgcattttaagtgtggcttaagtgtccaaacactATTTGGGACCACTGTGCCTACGATTACTACCATATAAGAAAACCGTAAATCATTTCACACTACCATAAAACAAGTCAACCACTACAGAACTAAAGATCGATGTCTCAAAACACTGGACAAAACAATCCCAATGTATACAAATAAGCAAGCAATTATGAGTTGAAAGAAAATTGGTACAAATTAGCACAATTTTCCAATCTGCATATGTTGTTGAAAGGTGTATGTGAGAATGATAAAGTCGTCAAATGATAAAGAAATCCAGAAGTGTAAGATTAATTATATGTAAAATAATCCCCATAATATCTTCAGCAAGTTGCATTCAGAAAGCATTTTCCTCAGTTCAAATAATCTCATTCAATCCTAGAAAACAATTCATAATCTGATATGTTCACACAGCACTTAACCTCAGTTTGTTTAGCAAATCCACCATCATGTTGAAAGTGATGAAATCCAGGCATTTAAAGTATGAAGAATGTACTCTAGGCCATCAAGGTAAACAGAGCATATTTTGCAAgtcattatgactttctttcctcttatcaaaaacaaacaaaaaaagttttacataaAAACAGGCAATGAAATTAATTTCACTGTAAAATGCAATTGGCCACAAATAGCCATTCGTCCTTTTGAAGCAACGTTTCTTCAGTCACCACAACAGTCTTTGACCTAAAGCACTACGTTTGAATTATAATCAGTGATAAAGTTGGGCACACTTGACTCAAGCGTGAACAAGATCAACCATCAGTCCATAGACAACTATATTCAAATGTCAAACAACTATGAAATCAGCAGCTACTGAATTTAAAGTTTCAGGTTTCAGTTTAACATCTGATGTGTCCTAAAATTGTGATTAAACAGGTTGCTTTACAAAGTTTGTACATCAAAAAGGTACTTTGACAAGAAAATCCCTCCAGTCTATTGATTTctagtacaaaaaataaaataaaaactttaatgcTTAAGTACAATTAATTGTGgaaacttttttacattcattaGTGTGTTTTTGGCTAACTACTTTTGAGAACAATCGACAGTACACATACTTTAATTTCTTTGTACTTTGTACACTTCTGATGAAATCAGATCCATTTGTTCAGACAGTAAACGTAATAATCCAGTAAATCTACATTGGTTGTCATAGTAATGACGTAAACGTCAGCACGGCGGCAAGAGAAAAGTAACAAGCCACGTCGGAAAACTGGAGAGTTTTGCCACTGCTCCAGTCCATTTTGAACAGTTCGCCATGGTGCATGAACTCATTGTGCTTTGCgaattattaaaaagaaaaacgacTTAAAACAGTTCAGACTCAAACTCCATAAATCTGATTTCAAGTCACATTTCAAGTCACATACAAATAAGTACAGTgtgaacagcaaaaaaaataataataaaaaaaataaataataaaaagtcaaATACGAAATCAATTCCAAAAGTTGGATTCAAGTTGGGTACACCAAATATCAGATTTTTGCTGCCTGTCagaacaaattaataaaatatactttaaaattATAGcttttaggggtgggcgatatgaccaaaatcttatatcacgatacgagtaattttatatcacgataacgatatacagGTATCACAATATAGTGCATTTTTgttataaaatcaataaaaattggtaaatatattaaataatcatattgtaatgcctatttttgaataATCCTGTCTTTTTGGATAATcctgtcagtgaattaaatacttccaaATACTACTACTTATataatgttttctttatttggaacttggcAATAATCAAAGTAGAAAAAacaagcaatgcaacaaagaaaataatgcacaagaaaaaaaaaaatccaacaaacaCTACTTGCAGAAAATTTCCAAAATTATgcaaacacttcttgcagaaaataaatattaaataaatataaacacttcttggaaaaaaaatgtacagaatgcgGAGCGCATCTTtcggctttcataatattcttatGCATGCTTCACGCCGAGTAGGGTAAAACAAATTGCTTGTATTACGATTGATTATCGTCGTGCGAcgacatttttctgctctgtgttggcttttgtgaacccacatcacagatgtcacacctgtgttaataacaagctcctcttcattttcttgacttctTTGAGAGCCGTCCCGTTCTGTGGAAAtggttttcctgggtcaaaaatgattgagtagcgTGAGTGATCCCCCTCTGCGCTCTCCTGTAAATATTGAGAATCCTGCTGGACTCGCGCACACTTGCGTGCTCCATAGAAAGCGCACGCGACACTCACATGAAACAGAGATGAGCACGTCGGATGAAGCACCGAACGAGGGTTGAATGTTATTGAATTTGCTTGGCCGGCTGCCGAAAAATTCTGAATGCCATAAACACCCTGTCtatgtttcttaaattctctcagtctcacgtgaagcccagcccactgatagataagcccacacTGCGCACATGAATATTTACACACCGCGATAaacacaatatagcaaaatccctatcgactgacactttatatcatcgccacgatatatatcgtcatatcgcctgTTCCAAGAAGCTTTAATTTTTACtagttcaactacagtcaagcAACCCTTAAAGCAGTTAGCTATATCAGTTtcaaacaaaaagtagctaactacattgaagcgaTTTCAGTGGACAGTATCTTTTCAAATACACTATAAAGATACTATCAGATTTTATTATATACTTTGGCAATCAGGGCAGTATTTATCTGCCACTTAAACACCTAAATTTAGactaaatacaactaataaaactaCTAAATATTTCAAATGCAGGGACGTCTGCGCTGCGACTCAAATAAATCAGTGAATCGTtgatttacatgaaccatctgaaCAAACCGATTCTGCTAAATGAATTTGACTTTCCAACGCTACTTAGAAGAAAGAGAATATTTTAGGTGAGGTTTGATATTGCATTTGCTCACATAATACAATACGATAAAAACAGCAATGCTGCATAACACTGCATCACTCGTTGATAAAAGTAGCGTGTTCCTGGAAAAGttacaatgttttgaaagtaGCGAGAGtgactgtcacgctactgaaaaatgcagttaagttagtagcgtcactaTTTTCAGTCAGTTCCTCCCCAACATTGCTCTTACAGTAAATCCCTTAGGTCAGCATGTATCAAACCTTAATCAGGTTGTCTCTGCTTCTGACCCTTTTGGCGTTCCATATAAAATTActtgtttttcttgtttgaagATTTAAGTAGACCTCTGGTTGATAATTTCTCTTCTTTGCTATTCTTGTCATCATCTACCTCCTTTTTGTTTTCTGATTGGTCAGCTTTTCGTCCATGTCCATTAGCGGTCTTTTCCTTTcttgctctctctttttctttttctattttttcctcAGCTAGTTTGCCTTTTTCCTTTTTGACTTTTTCGACCTTTTCGTTTTCTGATTTCTTTGTTGCAAACCTTCCTTTGTCTGCCTTCTCTTTGTCTGCaccctctttcttttctttctctgccCTTTCTTTGACCAGTCTTTCTTTTTCTGCTTTTTCTTTGGCCTGTCTCTCACTTTCTGCTCTCACTTTCTCCAGCCTTTCTTTCTCTGCCTTTTCCTTGGCCAATCTTTCCTTTTCTGCTCTCTCCTTTTCCATCCTTCCTTTCTCTGCCTTTTCTTTAGcaattctttctttttctgctctctctttctccaacCTTTCTTTCTCTGCCTTTTCTTTGGCCAGCCTTTCTTTTTCAATCCTTTCTTTTTCAATCCTTTCTTTTTCTGCTTTTTCTTTGGCCAGTCTTTCTTTTTCTGCTCTCTCTTTTTCAATCCTTTCTTTTTCAATCCTTTCTTTTTCTGCCTTTTCTTTGGCCAGTCTTTCTTTTTCAATCCTTTCTTTTTCTGCCTTTTCTTTTTCAATCCTTTCTTTTTCTGCCTTTTCTTTGGCCAGTCTTTCTTTTTCTGCTCTCTCTTTTTCAATCCTTTCTTTTTCTGCCTTTTCTTTGGCCAGTATTTCTTTTCCAATCCTTTCTTTTTCTGCCTTTTCTTTGGCCAGTCTTTCTTTTTCAATCCTTTCTTTTTCTGCCTTTTCTTTGGCCAGTCTTTCTTTTTCAATCCTTTCTTTTTCTGCCTTTTCTTTGGCCAGTCTTTCTTTTTCAATCCTTTCTTTTTCTGCTTTTTCTTTGGCCAGTCTTTCTTTTTCTGCTCTCTCTTTTTCAAACCTTTCTTTTTCTGCCTTTTCTTTTTCAATCCTTTCTTTTTCTGCCTTTTCTTTGGCCAGTCTTTCTTTTTCTGCTCTCTCTTTTTCAATCCTTTCTTTTTCTGCCTTTTCTTTGGCCAGTCTTTCTTTTTCAATCCTTTCTTTTTCTGCCTTTTCTTTGGCCAGTCTTTCTTTTTCAATCCTTTCTTTTTCTGCCTTTTCTTTGGCCAGTCTTTCTTTTTCAATCCTTTCTTTTTCTGCCTTTTCTTTGGCCAGTCTTTCTTTTTCTGCTCTCTCTTTTTCAATCCTTTCTTTCTCTGCCATTTCTTTGGCCAgtctctctttttcttctctctctttttcaatcCTTTCTTTTTCTGCTCTCTCTTTTTCAATCCTTTCTTTTTCTGCCTTTTCTTTGGccagtttttctttttcaatcCTTTCTTTTTCTGCCATTTCTTTGGCCAgtctctctttttcttctctctctttttcaatcCGTTCTTTTTCTGCTCTCTCTTTTTCAATCCTTTCTTTTTCTGCCTGTTCTTTGACCATTTGTTCTTGTTCTGTTCGCTCCCTCTCTGCCTTCTGCTTGGCTAATTTCTCCTGTTCAATTCGTTGTTGTTCCTCTCGAAGTTTAGCTTCTGCCTCCTCTTTGGCTTTCTTAACAGCAAGAGCGGCTCTCCTCTCTTCTTCCTCTTGTGCCAAAACACTACGGACCTCAGCAAGGGCTAGTTTGGCAATCTTTTTGGCTTCAATCTTCTCGTGAATAATTCGTAGCTGCTCCTTCAGAGCTGTTTTCAGCTTTTGCCCAATATCCCGGGTGGGATGCTCTGAGAATGAGTGGGACAAAATACTAAGTTCACATCTCAAAATGCACATCTTACTTCTCTCATGCAAACATATACAGCATGCTGCTGAGCTGTCTTAGTGctgtcttaggggctgttcaaacaaagGTGCATTTTTGCAACCATTTGCTCTGTTTTATCATTATTTTCCAATGTGAGTAATTGACAAATaagcaataataattttttttgctctgGAATCTGAAATTGAGAGacaactgcaaaatgatcagtttctctggatttactatttataggtatgtgtttgtgtaaaatgaacattttttatttatgctataaagtactgacaacatttctcccaaattccaaataaaaatattgtcatttagagcatttatttgcagaaaatgacaactggtcaaactaacaaaaaagatgccgtgttttcagaccttgaataatgcaaagataacaagttcatattcatttttaaacatcacaatactaatggtttaacttaggaagagttcagaaatcaatatttggtggaataaccctgatttacaatcacagctttcatgcatcttggcatgctctctaccagtctttcacatttctgttgggtgactttatgtcactcctggtgcaaaaattcaagcagctcggctttgtttgatgacttgtggccatccatcttcctcttgatcacattccagatgttttcaatggggttcaggtctgaagATTGGGTtagccatgacagggtcttgatctggtgctcctccatccacaccttgattgacctggctgtgtggcatggagcattgtcctgctggaaaaaccaatcctcagagttggggaacattgtcagagcagaaggaagcaagttttcttccaggataaacttatatgtggcttgattcatgcatccttcacaaagacgaatctgcccgattccagccttgctgaagcacccccacaTCATCACAGATCCTCCACCAGGTCATCTAATGATTAGACGGAGACCTgaagaggcctacaagccacagtgtctcgcacccactgtgatgatctgggggtgcttcagcatgcatgaatcaagccacgtacaagattatcctggaagaaaacttgcttccttctgctctgacaatgttccccaaagaatGGTAgaaagcatgccaagacgcatgaaattgatttctgaactcttccagagtgaaaacattagtattgtgatgtttaggaatgaatatgaacttgttttctttgcattattcaaggtttgaaaacactgcatcttttttgttattttgaccagttgtcattttctgcaaataaatgctctaaatgacaatatttttatttggaatttgggagaaatgttgtcagtactttatagaataaaacaaatatattcattttactcaaacacaaacctataaataataaatccagagaaaatt from Myxocyprinus asiaticus isolate MX2 ecotype Aquarium Trade chromosome 1, UBuf_Myxa_2, whole genome shotgun sequence carries:
- the unm_hu7910 gene encoding uncharacterized abhydrolase domain-containing protein DDB_G0269086 isoform X27 yields the protein MGQKKTVRSQARKESPVVNAAVKSEKKANGNSLFSWVLVLALLGAWLSVGVVWFDIVDYDSVAGTLGGVIDADGDGDFDVEDAKVLLENATVVDRKKPSRKDITVEEDRIQAAQSKHTYERPKEVGLKKDREHPTRDIGQKLKTALKEQLRIIHEKIEAKKIAKLALAEVRSVLAQEEEERRAALAVKKAKEEAEAKLREEQQRIEQEKLAKQKAERERTEQEQMVKEQAEKERIEKERAEKERIEKEREEKERLAKEMAEKERIEKEKLAKEKAEKERIEKERAEKERIEKEREEKERLAKEMAEKERIEKERAEKERLAKEKAEKERIEKERLAKEKAEKERIEKEKAEKERIEKERLAKEKAEKERIEKERLAKEKAEKERIEKERLAKEKAEKERIGKEILAKEKAEKERIEKERAEKERLAKEKAEKERIEKEKAEKERIEKERLAKEKAEKERIEKERIEKERAEKERLAKEKAEKERIEKERIEKERLAKEKAEKERLEKERAEKERIAKEKAEKGRMEKERAEKERLAKEKAEKERLEKVRAESERQAKEKAEKERLVKERAEKEKKEGADKEKADKGRFATKKSENEKVEKVKKEKGKLAEEKIEKEKERARKEKTANGHGRKADQSENKKEVDDDKNSKEEKLSTRGLLKSSNKKNK
- the unm_hu7910 gene encoding uncharacterized abhydrolase domain-containing protein DDB_G0269086 isoform X7, which encodes MGQKKTVRSQARKESPVVNAAVKSEKKANGNSLFSWVLVLALLGAWLSVGVVWFDIVDYDSVAGTLGGVIDADGDGDFDVEDAKVLLENATVVDRKKPSRKDITVEEDRIQAAQSKHTYERPKEVGLKKDREHPTRDIGQKLKTALKEQLRIIHEKIEAKKIAKLALAEVRSVLAQEEEERRAALAVKKAKEEAEAKLREEQQRIEQEKLAKQKAERERTEQEQMVKEQAEKERIEKERAEKERIEKEREEKERLAKEMAEKERIEKEKLAKEKAEKERIEKERAEKERIEKEREEKERLAKEMAEKERIEKERAEKERLAKEKAEKERIEKERLAKEKAEKERIEKERLAKEKAEKERIEKERLAKEKAEKERIEKERAEKERLAKEKAEKERIEKEKAEKERIEKERLAKEKAEKERIEKERLAKEKAEKERIEKERLAKEKAEKERIGKEILAKEKAEKERIEKERAEKERLAKEKAEKERIEKEKAEKERIEKERLAKEKAEKERIEKERIEKERAEKERLAKEKAEKERIEKERIEKERLAKEKAEKERLEKERAEKERIAKEKAEKGRMEKERAEKERLAKEKAEKERLEKVRAESERQAKEKAEKERLVKERAEKEKKEGADKEKADKGRFATKKSENEKVEKVKKEKGKLAEEKIEKEKERARKEKTANGHGRKADQSENKKEVDDDKNSKEEKLSTRGLLKSSNKKNK
- the unm_hu7910 gene encoding uncharacterized abhydrolase domain-containing protein DDB_G0269086 isoform X6, translated to MGQKKTVRSQARKESPVVNAAVKSEKKANGNSLFSWVLVLALLGAWLSVGVVWFDIVDYDSVAGTLGGVIDADGDGDFDVEDAKVLLENATVVDRKKPSRKDITVEEDRIQAAQSKHTYERPKEVGLKKDREHPTRDIGQKLKTALKEQLRIIHEKIEAKKIAKLALAEVRSVLAQEEEERRAALAVKKAKEEAEAKLREEQQRIEQEKLAKQKAERERTEQEQMVKEQAEKERIEKERAEKERIEKEREEKERLAKEMAEKERIEKEKLAKEKAEKERIEKERAEKERIEKEREEKERLAKEMAEKERIEKERAEKERLAKEKAEKERIEKERLAKEKAEKERIEKERLAKEKAEKERIEKERLAKEKAEKERIEKERAEKERLAKEKAEKERIEKEKAEKERFEKERAEKERLAKEKAEKERIEKERLAKEKAEKERIEKERLAKEKAEKERIEKERLAKEKAEKERIGKEILAKEKAEKERIEKERAEKERLAKEKAEKERIEKEKAEKERIEKERLAKEKAEKERIEKERIEKERAEKERLAKEKAEKERIEKERIEKERLAKEKAEKERMEKERAEKERLAKEKAEKERLEKVRAESERQAKEKAEKERLVKERAEKEKKEGADKEKADKGRFATKKSENEKVEKVKKEKGKLAEEKIEKEKERARKEKTANGHGRKADQSENKKEVDDDKNSKEEKLSTRGLLKSSNKKNK
- the unm_hu7910 gene encoding uncharacterized abhydrolase domain-containing protein DDB_G0269086 isoform X19, producing the protein MGQKKTVRSQARKESPVVNAAVKSEKKANGNSLFSWVLVLALLGAWLSVGVVWFDIVDYDSVAGTLGGVIDADGDGDFDVEDAKVLLENATVVDRKKPSRKDITVEEDRIQAAQSKHTYERPKEVGLKKDREHPTRDIGQKLKTALKEQLRIIHEKIEAKKIAKLALAEVRSVLAQEEEERRAALAVKKAKEEAEAKLREEQQRIEQEKLAKQKAERERTEQEQMVKEQAEKERIEKERAEKERIEKEREEKERLAKEMAEKERIEKEKLAKEKAEKERIEKERAEKERIEKEREEKERLAKEMAEKERIEKERAEKERLAKEKAEKERIEKERLAKEKAEKERIEKERLAKEKAEKERIEKERLAKEKAEKERIEKERAEKERLAKEKAEKERIEKEKAEKERIEKERLAKEKAEKERIEKERLAKEKAEKERIEKERAEKERLAKEKAEKERIEKEKAEKERIEKERLAKEKAEKERIEKERIEKERAEKERLAKEKAEKERIEKERIEKERLAKEKAEKERLEKERAEKERIAKEKAEKGRMEKERAEKERLAKEKAEKERLEKVRAESERQAKEKAEKERLVKERAEKEKKEGADKEKADKGRFATKKSENEKVEKVKKEKGKLAEEKIEKEKERARKEKTANGHGRKADQSENKKEVDDDKNSKEEKLSTRGLLKSSNKKNK